A region from the Prochlorococcus marinus XMU1408 genome encodes:
- the rpaB gene encoding response regulator transcription factor RpaB, producing the protein MTATSTSKETILVADDEASIRRILETRLSMIGYQVVTACDGNEALDLFRNCEPDLVVLDVMMPKLDGYGVCQELRKESDVPIVMLTALGDVADRITGLELGADDYVVKPFSPKELEARIRCVLRRVEKEQIAGLPNSGVIAVMNLKIDTNKRQVYRNDERIRLTGMEFSLLELLVSRSGEPFSRGEILKEVWGYTPERHVDTRVVDVHISRLRSKLEDDPANPELILTARGTGYLFQRIVDSMIPEGS; encoded by the coding sequence ATGACGGCCACTAGTACCTCAAAGGAAACCATCCTCGTAGCCGATGATGAGGCAAGTATTAGGAGGATCCTAGAAACTCGCCTATCCATGATTGGCTATCAGGTCGTTACAGCTTGTGATGGCAATGAGGCGCTAGATCTTTTTAGAAATTGTGAGCCTGATTTAGTTGTGCTTGATGTCATGATGCCTAAATTAGATGGTTATGGGGTTTGCCAGGAACTAAGAAAGGAATCGGATGTCCCAATAGTTATGTTGACAGCTTTGGGGGATGTTGCAGACAGAATTACTGGTTTAGAGCTTGGTGCAGATGATTATGTTGTCAAGCCATTCAGTCCAAAAGAATTAGAAGCCAGAATTAGATGTGTTTTGAGAAGAGTTGAAAAAGAGCAAATAGCTGGACTGCCTAATTCAGGTGTTATTGCAGTTATGAATTTAAAGATTGATACAAATAAGCGTCAGGTTTATAGAAATGATGAACGTATCAGATTAACAGGCATGGAATTTAGCCTTTTAGAACTTCTTGTCAGTCGTTCTGGAGAACCTTTTAGTCGAGGCGAGATTCTGAAAGAAGTTTGGGGATATACACCTGAAAGGCATGTTGATACAAGAGTAGTGGATGTTCATATTTCTAGGCTTAGATCAAAGCTTGAGGATGATCCAGCAAATCCAGAATTAATTCTTACGGCAAGAGGAACAGGGTATCTTTTTCAGAGAATTGTCGATTCTATGATTCCTGAAGGATCATAA
- a CDS encoding photosystem I assembly protein Ycf3: MPRSQNKDNFLDKAFTKMAEGIVKVMPIASKEKEAYLYYRKGLAAQNDGDYSEALEYYEESLKLEDNQVDRGETLKNMAIIYMSNGDEERALNTYKKALGQNPKQPSCLKNMGLIYEKRGRMAQRNGNQDEGDIWFDQAAEVWSKAVRLYPGGYLDIENWLKTTGRGNVDVYL, encoded by the coding sequence GTGCCTCGAAGTCAAAACAAAGACAATTTTCTTGATAAGGCTTTCACGAAAATGGCTGAAGGAATAGTGAAAGTGATGCCAATCGCCTCTAAAGAAAAGGAAGCCTATCTTTATTATAGAAAAGGTTTAGCAGCTCAAAATGATGGAGATTACTCAGAGGCTCTTGAGTATTATGAGGAGAGCTTAAAACTTGAAGACAATCAAGTTGATAGAGGTGAGACATTAAAAAATATGGCAATAATTTATATGAGTAATGGAGATGAAGAGAGGGCCCTAAATACATATAAAAAAGCTTTGGGACAAAATCCCAAGCAGCCATCTTGCTTAAAAAATATGGGTTTAATTTATGAAAAAAGAGGCAGAATGGCTCAAAGAAATGGTAATCAAGATGAAGGGGATATATGGTTTGACCAAGCTGCCGAAGTATGGAGTAAAGCAGTTCGCCTGTATCCTGGAGGATATTTAGATATAGAGAATTGGCTCAAGACGACAGGTAGAGGAAATGTTGATGTTTATTTATAA
- the radA gene encoding DNA repair protein RadA → MSRSVSIYVCQSCGAQTRQFFGRCNNCGEWNSIIEEKINQKTDKSIYTKINSATEKSPYRSEPISHTKNQIINRIPSGYKEFDRVLGGGLVPGSLVLVGGEPGIGKSTLILQSATAMAHERSVLYIAAEESAEQVKLRWNRIENSQSNLHLLAETDLELVIKELNYLKPAVAVIDSIQALHDQNLSSSPGSVAQVRECSAALQQIAKRENISLLIIGHVTKDGMLAGPKVLEHLVDAVLTFEGDKFATHRLLRGVKNRFGATSELGVFDMQTNGLSEVSNPSDLFLSKTSAPGISTIVTCEGTRPLAIDIQALLNPTSYSSPRRTTTGIEINRLHQILAVLEKNMNLSLSRYDCYLAVAGGLEVEEPGADLGIAAAIVSSFKNIELEEGIVFIGEIGLAGQLRLVRQMRQRINEVTRLGYKKIIIPDGIHTNEFETNQNLEIIKVSNINQALIVALNNI, encoded by the coding sequence GTGTCTCGTTCTGTCTCTATTTATGTCTGTCAAAGTTGCGGTGCTCAAACGAGACAATTCTTTGGCCGCTGCAACAATTGTGGAGAATGGAATTCAATAATAGAAGAAAAAATCAATCAAAAAACAGATAAATCTATTTACACAAAGATTAATTCTGCTACAGAAAAATCTCCATATAGATCAGAGCCTATAAGCCATACAAAAAACCAAATAATTAACCGAATTCCTAGTGGATATAAAGAATTTGACAGAGTGCTTGGAGGAGGATTAGTCCCTGGATCGCTTGTATTAGTTGGTGGAGAACCTGGTATTGGGAAAAGCACTTTGATTTTACAAAGTGCTACTGCAATGGCTCATGAAAGATCAGTGCTCTATATAGCCGCTGAAGAATCAGCTGAACAAGTAAAACTCAGATGGAATCGAATTGAGAATTCTCAATCCAATCTTCACTTACTTGCAGAAACTGATCTAGAGCTAGTGATAAAAGAGCTTAATTACTTAAAACCTGCAGTTGCAGTTATTGATAGCATCCAAGCTTTACACGATCAAAATTTATCTAGTTCTCCTGGATCAGTAGCACAAGTTAGAGAATGTTCAGCAGCTTTACAGCAAATTGCCAAAAGAGAAAACATATCTCTTTTAATAATTGGCCACGTCACTAAAGATGGAATGTTGGCGGGACCAAAAGTTCTAGAACATCTTGTTGATGCCGTACTCACTTTTGAAGGAGATAAATTTGCTACTCACAGACTACTTAGAGGTGTAAAAAATCGATTTGGCGCCACTTCTGAATTAGGAGTCTTTGATATGCAAACAAATGGATTATCGGAAGTATCTAATCCAAGTGACTTGTTTTTAAGTAAAACCTCAGCTCCTGGAATTTCAACAATTGTGACTTGCGAAGGAACAAGGCCATTAGCGATAGATATACAAGCACTTTTAAATCCCACTAGTTATTCCAGCCCAAGAAGAACTACCACTGGTATTGAAATCAATAGGCTGCATCAGATTTTGGCAGTTCTAGAAAAAAATATGAATTTATCACTGTCGAGATACGATTGTTATCTTGCTGTGGCTGGAGGATTAGAAGTTGAAGAACCTGGGGCTGATCTAGGGATAGCTGCCGCAATAGTTTCGAGCTTTAAAAATATTGAACTTGAAGAAGGTATCGTATTTATTGGTGAAATAGGCCTAGCTGGTCAATTAAGATTAGTTAGGCAAATGCGACAAAGAATTAATGAAGTTACTCGACTTGGATATAAGAAAATAATTATCCCAGATGGAATACATACAAATGAATTTGAAACAAATCAGAACTTGGAAATAATAAAAGTATCAAATATAAATCAAGCTTTAATTGTTGCGTTAAATAATATTTGA
- the plsX gene encoding phosphate acyltransferase PlsX: MEKNHLNNKTNRSKAIRRLVIWYRRNSAVTSLVDTATSSATAASNVAGTVVSNAGSVVTSAGSIARSTLEPFVFDPLRRLQGGESTEEKIGIQASERIWVAVDGMGGDFAPGAILDGCLKSLSLLPLKIQFVGEIEKVKKAAIEFGLKESLDKAIDEGHFKLIPSGISVGMDEEATAVRKKKDASINVAMKLVKDGKAMGVYSAGNSGAMMASAIFKLGRLKGIDRPAIGALFPTKDPGQPVLVLDVGANMDCKPTYLHQFALLGNIYCRDVLQVDKPRIGLLNIGEESCKGNDLSLATYKLLDEEERFYFAGNCEGRDVLSGDFDVVVCDGFTGNVLLKFLESVGSVLLGVLRAELPRGRRGKVGSAFLRNNLKRIKKRLDHAEHGGALLLGINGICVIGHGGSKALSVLSALRVMHSAASHGVMDDLADLNQPEVLKV; encoded by the coding sequence GTGGAAAAAAATCACCTCAATAATAAAACTAATCGTTCTAAGGCAATAAGACGATTGGTTATTTGGTATAGGCGAAACTCTGCAGTGACAAGTCTTGTAGACACTGCAACAAGCTCTGCTACTGCAGCAAGTAATGTTGCTGGAACAGTCGTTTCCAATGCTGGTTCTGTAGTTACAAGTGCAGGTTCAATTGCTAGGAGCACATTAGAACCATTTGTATTTGACCCTCTTAGAAGATTGCAGGGAGGTGAAAGTACAGAGGAGAAAATTGGAATTCAAGCTTCAGAAAGGATATGGGTCGCTGTAGATGGAATGGGAGGAGATTTTGCCCCTGGAGCAATTCTTGATGGGTGTTTGAAATCTTTGTCACTGCTTCCACTGAAAATTCAATTTGTAGGTGAAATTGAAAAAGTAAAAAAAGCAGCAATTGAATTTGGCTTAAAAGAATCTCTTGATAAAGCTATAGATGAGGGGCATTTTAAATTAATTCCCAGTGGTATCTCAGTTGGTATGGATGAGGAAGCTACTGCAGTGCGTAAAAAAAAGGATGCCAGCATAAATGTTGCTATGAAGTTGGTTAAAGATGGCAAAGCAATGGGTGTTTATTCAGCTGGAAACTCTGGAGCAATGATGGCCTCAGCCATTTTTAAGTTGGGTCGTTTAAAAGGTATTGATCGTCCAGCAATTGGGGCTTTATTCCCAACTAAAGATCCTGGACAACCAGTTTTGGTTTTAGATGTTGGTGCAAATATGGATTGCAAGCCAACTTATTTGCATCAATTTGCTCTTCTAGGCAATATTTATTGTCGAGATGTTTTGCAAGTAGATAAGCCAAGAATAGGATTATTGAATATTGGAGAAGAGTCCTGTAAAGGTAATGATCTTTCGCTAGCAACTTACAAACTGTTAGATGAAGAAGAACGTTTCTACTTCGCTGGAAATTGTGAAGGAAGAGATGTTCTTTCAGGAGATTTTGATGTTGTGGTTTGTGATGGGTTTACAGGAAATGTTTTGCTGAAATTTTTAGAGTCAGTTGGTAGTGTTCTTTTGGGAGTGTTGAGAGCAGAGTTGCCAAGAGGGCGAAGAGGCAAAGTAGGTTCTGCTTTTTTGAGAAATAATTTGAAACGAATAAAAAAACGTTTAGATCATGCCGAACACGGTGGAGCTTTGCTTTTAGGTATTAATGGGATTTGTGTTATTGGGCATGGTGGTAGTAAAGCTTTATCTGTTTTAAGTGCTTTAAGAGTGATGCATTCAGCTGCAAGCCATGGAGTAATGGATGATTTGGCTGATTTAAATCAACCAGAAGTTTTAAAGGTCTAA
- a CDS encoding beta-ketoacyl-ACP synthase III, with amino-acid sequence MISNSQSESGISFVGCGSATPPKIINNDQLGQRVDTNDEWIKSRTGIRERRVIGENQSLIDLASDAALKAIKMANWDEKTIDLIILATSTPEDLFGSAPKIQSNLGASNAVAFDLTAACSGFLFALVTASQYLASGSMKRAVVIGADQLSKWVDWDDRKTCVLFGDGAGAVAVEANKNDNGLIGYDLKSDGSRGGCLNLSQSNIFLDLVQGATYQKGEYLPIRMEGKEVYKFAVKEVPIILGELLDKHQIESESIDWLLLHQANQRILDAVASRFLIPSDKVLSNLEHYGNTSAATIPLMLDEAVRDERIKSGDLIACSGFGAGLSWGAALFYWHGPY; translated from the coding sequence TTGATTAGTAATTCTCAATCGGAATCAGGAATATCTTTTGTGGGGTGTGGAAGTGCTACTCCTCCAAAGATAATCAATAATGACCAACTTGGTCAGAGAGTAGATACCAATGATGAATGGATTAAAAGTAGAACTGGGATTCGTGAAAGAAGGGTTATTGGAGAGAATCAATCTTTGATTGATTTGGCTTCAGATGCTGCATTGAAAGCTATAAAAATGGCTAATTGGGATGAAAAAACTATTGATTTAATAATTCTTGCAACATCTACTCCTGAAGATTTATTTGGATCGGCGCCTAAAATTCAATCAAACTTGGGAGCGTCTAATGCAGTAGCTTTTGACCTGACAGCAGCTTGTAGTGGCTTTTTATTTGCTTTGGTAACTGCTTCACAGTATTTAGCTTCTGGGTCTATGAAAAGGGCAGTTGTGATCGGAGCAGACCAATTATCAAAATGGGTTGATTGGGATGATAGAAAGACTTGTGTTTTGTTTGGAGATGGAGCAGGAGCAGTAGCTGTTGAGGCAAATAAAAATGATAATGGCTTAATAGGATATGATTTGAAATCTGATGGAAGTAGAGGAGGATGTCTAAATCTTTCTCAATCAAATATTTTTTTAGATTTAGTTCAAGGAGCCACCTATCAAAAAGGCGAATATTTGCCAATCAGAATGGAGGGAAAGGAAGTTTACAAGTTTGCTGTTAAAGAAGTTCCAATCATTCTTGGAGAACTTTTAGATAAACATCAAATTGAGTCAGAGAGTATAGATTGGCTCTTATTGCACCAAGCTAATCAAAGAATTCTTGATGCTGTTGCTTCAAGATTTCTCATACCATCCGACAAAGTGCTCTCAAATTTGGAACACTATGGAAATACTTCTGCAGCAACGATCCCATTAATGCTTGATGAGGCAGTAAGAGATGAAAGAATAAAGTCAGGCGATTTAATAGCTTGTAGTGGATTCGGTGCTGGCTTGAGTTGGGGAGCGGCTTTGTTTTATTGGCATGGTCCCTATTAG
- the fabD gene encoding ACP S-malonyltransferase, whose amino-acid sequence MSIAWVFPGQGSQKLGMANSLLELPGSRDRFDLASQILGRDLWKICSGEGITNEEIFDLNDTRNTQPALFVVESLLVDDLKRQERKTQVIAGHSLGEIVGLYASEVLDAESALLLLKKRSELMAAAGGGSMIAVLGFDRNELDDLIRETEGAAIANDNSESQVVLSGSPDAVGKVANKLKCKRAIPLQVSGAFHSIFMSEASKIFAEELDKLTFLDAQVPILSNVDPTPTLKGEVLKDRLKKQMTTGVRWRETMNVMQNEGVTTMVEIGPGNVLSGLAKRSMKGILTSQISNASDLGY is encoded by the coding sequence ATGTCTATTGCCTGGGTCTTCCCTGGACAAGGTTCTCAAAAATTAGGTATGGCAAATTCTTTACTTGAGTTGCCTGGCTCTCGAGATAGATTTGATTTGGCCTCTCAAATTCTTGGAAGAGATTTGTGGAAAATTTGTAGTGGGGAAGGTATTACTAATGAAGAAATCTTTGATTTAAACGATACGAGAAATACTCAACCTGCACTTTTTGTTGTTGAGTCACTACTAGTTGATGATTTAAAAAGACAAGAGAGGAAGACTCAAGTAATTGCGGGACATAGTCTCGGAGAAATTGTGGGTCTTTACGCATCAGAGGTTCTAGATGCGGAGTCTGCTTTGTTGTTATTAAAAAAAAGATCGGAATTGATGGCAGCGGCAGGAGGAGGCTCAATGATTGCGGTTTTGGGTTTTGATCGAAATGAACTCGATGATTTAATTAGAGAAACTGAGGGGGCGGCAATAGCTAATGACAATAGTGAATCTCAAGTTGTTTTATCTGGTTCTCCTGATGCAGTAGGTAAAGTGGCTAATAAATTAAAATGTAAAAGAGCTATACCTTTACAAGTTTCAGGTGCTTTTCATTCGATTTTCATGTCTGAAGCATCTAAAATCTTTGCTGAGGAACTTGATAAATTAACTTTTCTTGATGCTCAAGTTCCAATCTTAAGCAATGTGGATCCAACTCCAACTTTAAAAGGAGAAGTATTGAAGGATCGTTTGAAAAAACAAATGACTACTGGAGTTAGATGGAGAGAGACTATGAATGTCATGCAAAATGAAGGAGTAACTACAATGGTTGAGATTGGTCCTGGGAATGTACTTAGTGGTCTTGCTAAAAGATCTATGAAAGGGATTCTCACAAGTCAAATATCAAATGCAAGTGATTTGGGATATTGA
- the tsaB gene encoding tRNA (adenosine(37)-N6)-threonylcarbamoyltransferase complex dimerization subunit type 1 TsaB, whose amino-acid sequence MQNFYTSKSKYLLALHSCSESFGIAVKDTENHEKIIKSEVFNIGRSLSNKLFSCVEKILPKEFWTQIIRISVAKGPGSFTSTRLTISMARTIAQQVNCSLDSISSFHLMASRLYKDLNKSQIYYPFWIKDTLPRRGIVAGKYKLIKIHKESNYHEFNELIAPKLIINEKEINPAIYSSNNVEKDIISLIEFSQYCQTLKINSNWQQTLPIYPTSPIDHKKL is encoded by the coding sequence TTGCAAAATTTCTATACTTCAAAATCAAAATATTTATTAGCATTACATAGCTGTTCAGAATCTTTTGGTATTGCAGTTAAAGATACAGAGAATCATGAAAAAATAATAAAAAGCGAAGTATTTAATATTGGGAGATCATTATCTAACAAATTATTTAGTTGTGTAGAAAAAATACTCCCCAAAGAGTTTTGGACTCAAATTATTCGAATTTCAGTTGCAAAAGGTCCTGGAAGTTTTACTAGCACAAGATTAACTATCTCAATGGCTAGAACAATTGCACAACAAGTTAATTGTTCCTTAGATTCAATAAGTTCCTTTCATTTAATGGCATCAAGACTTTACAAAGATCTGAATAAAAGCCAAATATATTATCCTTTTTGGATTAAAGATACTTTGCCAAGAAGAGGAATAGTTGCTGGTAAATATAAACTTATTAAAATCCACAAAGAATCTAATTACCATGAATTTAATGAACTCATTGCTCCAAAATTAATAATCAATGAAAAAGAAATTAATCCTGCAATTTATTCTTCTAATAATGTAGAAAAAGATATTATTTCACTAATAGAATTTTCTCAATACTGTCAAACTCTTAAAATTAATTCTAACTGGCAACAAACACTACCCATTTACCCAACTTCACCAATAGATCATAAAAAACTATAA
- a CDS encoding lysophospholipid acyltransferase family protein, with translation MEQLKVFEHDGTSNKNTPRQSFVYGCVSYLFVFPIFRFLFRGRTIGVSNLPKTGGVVVVSNHGSHLDPPILGHALGRPVAFMAKSELFRVPILSFIISACGAYPVKRGAGDREALRTASNRLIEGWATGVFLDGTRQDNGRVNDPKAGAALLAARTGSPILPVAIVNSHRAFPKGSFFPRFVSIHLKVGKLIQPPSTRKKEELKSTTKEIQIAINSMLDQGLIKNISN, from the coding sequence TTGGAACAATTAAAAGTTTTTGAGCACGATGGAACAAGTAATAAAAACACTCCTAGACAAAGTTTTGTTTATGGTTGCGTAAGTTACTTATTCGTTTTCCCGATTTTTCGATTTTTGTTTAGAGGGCGAACAATAGGAGTTTCGAATTTGCCCAAGACTGGTGGAGTTGTAGTGGTATCAAATCACGGTTCTCATTTAGATCCTCCTATTTTGGGTCATGCTTTGGGACGCCCAGTAGCTTTCATGGCCAAATCTGAACTTTTTAGAGTACCTATTTTGTCATTCATAATTTCTGCCTGTGGAGCCTATCCAGTTAAAAGGGGAGCTGGAGATCGAGAGGCTTTAAGAACAGCTTCTAATAGATTAATTGAAGGTTGGGCTACGGGTGTATTTCTGGATGGAACTAGACAAGATAATGGAAGAGTGAATGATCCAAAAGCAGGGGCTGCTCTACTGGCTGCAAGGACTGGTAGTCCTATTTTGCCTGTGGCAATTGTAAATAGTCATAGAGCTTTTCCAAAAGGTTCATTTTTTCCACGATTTGTATCTATTCATTTAAAAGTTGGCAAATTAATTCAACCTCCTTCAACACGTAAAAAAGAAGAGTTGAAATCAACTACTAAAGAAATCCAAATAGCTATAAATTCAATGCTGGATCAAGGTTTAATAAAAAACATATCAAATTAA